From Pseudomonas sp. FP2335, the proteins below share one genomic window:
- a CDS encoding sarcosine oxidase subunit alpha — MSQTNRLSNGGRIDRNKVLTFTFNGQTYKGFEGDTLAAALLANGVDIIGRSFKYSRPRGIFAAGAEEPNAVLQIGATEATQIPNVRATQQALYQGLVATSTNGWPNVNNDVMGILGKVGGKLMPPGFYYKTFMYPQSFWMTYEKYIRKAAGLGRSPTENDPDTYDNFNRHCDVLVVGAGPAGLAAALAAARSGARVIIADEQEEFGGSLLDSRESLDGKPATEWVASVIAELKALPDVVLLPRATVNGYHDHNFLTIHERLTDHLGDRAPIGVVRQRIHRVRAKRVVLATGACERPLVYGNNDVPGNMLAGAVSTYVRRYGVAPGKKLVLSTNNDHAYRVALDWLDAGLQVVAVADVRHNPRGALVEEARAKGIRILTGSAVIEARGSKHVTAARVAAIDVKAHKVTSPGEWLDCDLVASSGGYSPVVHLASHLGGKPTWREDILGFVPGEAPQKRVCVGGINGVYGLGDSLADGFEGGVRAASEAGFAPVEGTLPKALSRLEEPTLAVYQVPHDKPTARAPKQFVDLQNDVTAAAIELATREGFESVEHVKRYTALGFGTDQGKLGNVNGLAIAARSLNVTIPQMGTTMFRPNYTPVTFGAVAGRHCGHIFEPVRYTALQAWHVKNGAEFEDVGQWKRPWYFPRNGEDLHAAVKRECLAVRDSVGLLDASTLGKIDIQGPDAREFLNRIYTNAWTKLDVGKARYGLMCKEDGMVFDDGVTACLADNHFLMTTTTGGAARVLQWLEIYQQTEWPDLKVYFTSVTDHWATMTLSGPNSRKLLAEVTDIDLDKDGFPFMTWKEGLVGGVPARVFRISFTGELSYEVNVQADYAMGVLEQIVAAGKKYNLTPYGTETMHVLRAEKGFIIVGQDTDGSMTPDDLNMGWCVGRTKPFSWIGWRGMNREDCVREERKQLVGLKPVDPKVWLPEGAQLVFDPKQSIPMKMVGHVTSSYAHNSLGYSFAMGVVKGGLKRIGERVFSPQADGSVIEAEIVSSVFFDPKGDRQNI, encoded by the coding sequence ATGAGCCAGACCAATCGCCTGTCCAACGGTGGCCGGATCGACCGTAATAAAGTCCTGACGTTTACCTTCAACGGCCAGACCTACAAGGGCTTTGAAGGCGACACCCTGGCCGCCGCCCTGTTGGCCAACGGCGTCGACATCATCGGCCGCAGCTTCAAGTACTCGCGTCCTCGCGGCATCTTCGCCGCCGGTGCCGAAGAGCCGAACGCGGTGTTGCAGATCGGTGCGACCGAAGCCACCCAGATTCCCAACGTGCGCGCCACGCAACAGGCGCTGTACCAAGGCCTGGTCGCCACCAGCACCAACGGCTGGCCGAACGTCAACAATGACGTGATGGGCATTCTCGGTAAGGTCGGCGGCAAGCTGATGCCGCCGGGTTTCTACTACAAAACCTTCATGTACCCGCAATCGTTCTGGATGACCTACGAGAAGTACATTCGTAAGGCTGCCGGTCTTGGCCGCTCGCCGACCGAGAACGATCCGGACACCTACGACAACTTCAACCGTCACTGCGACGTGCTGGTGGTCGGCGCAGGCCCTGCCGGCCTGGCCGCCGCACTGGCTGCCGCACGCAGCGGCGCGCGCGTGATCATTGCCGACGAGCAGGAGGAGTTCGGCGGTTCGCTGCTCGATTCCCGCGAAAGCCTCGACGGCAAGCCGGCTACCGAATGGGTCGCCAGCGTCATCGCTGAACTCAAGGCCCTGCCGGACGTGGTGCTGCTGCCGCGCGCCACCGTCAACGGCTACCACGACCATAACTTCCTGACCATTCACGAGCGCCTCACCGATCACCTCGGTGACCGTGCGCCGATTGGCGTGGTGCGCCAGCGTATCCACCGTGTGCGCGCCAAACGCGTGGTGTTGGCGACGGGCGCGTGCGAGCGTCCACTGGTGTACGGCAACAACGACGTGCCGGGCAACATGCTCGCCGGTGCGGTCTCTACCTACGTGCGTCGCTACGGCGTGGCGCCGGGTAAAAAACTGGTGCTGTCGACCAATAACGACCACGCCTACCGCGTTGCGCTGGACTGGCTCGACGCCGGCCTGCAAGTGGTCGCCGTCGCCGATGTGCGCCACAACCCACGTGGTGCGCTGGTGGAAGAAGCCCGCGCCAAAGGTATTCGCATCCTCACCGGCAGCGCCGTGATCGAAGCCCGTGGCAGCAAGCACGTCACCGCTGCCCGTGTGGCCGCGATCGATGTGAAAGCGCACAAAGTCACCAGCCCAGGCGAATGGCTGGACTGTGACCTGGTGGCCAGTTCCGGCGGCTACAGCCCGGTGGTTCACCTGGCGTCGCACCTGGGCGGCAAGCCGACCTGGCGTGAAGACATCCTCGGTTTTGTCCCGGGCGAAGCGCCGCAGAAACGCGTGTGCGTCGGTGGCATCAATGGCGTCTACGGCCTCGGCGATTCCCTGGCCGATGGTTTTGAAGGCGGCGTGCGCGCGGCCAGCGAGGCCGGTTTTGCGCCGGTCGAAGGCACCCTGCCAAAAGCCCTGAGCCGCTTGGAAGAGCCAACGCTGGCGGTATACCAGGTGCCCCACGACAAGCCGACCGCACGGGCGCCGAAGCAATTCGTCGACCTGCAGAACGACGTCACCGCCGCCGCCATCGAACTGGCGACCCGCGAAGGTTTCGAGTCGGTCGAACACGTCAAGCGCTACACCGCACTGGGCTTCGGCACCGACCAGGGCAAGCTGGGCAACGTCAACGGCCTGGCGATTGCCGCCCGTTCGTTGAACGTGACCATCCCGCAGATGGGCACCACCATGTTCCGTCCGAACTACACGCCGGTGACGTTCGGCGCGGTGGCGGGCCGTCACTGTGGGCACATCTTCGAACCTGTGCGCTACACCGCACTGCAAGCCTGGCACGTGAAGAACGGCGCCGAGTTTGAAGACGTCGGCCAGTGGAAACGCCCATGGTATTTCCCACGCAACGGTGAAGACCTGCACGCCGCGGTGAAACGCGAATGCCTGGCCGTGCGCGACAGCGTGGGCCTGCTGGATGCGTCCACACTCGGCAAGATCGACATTCAGGGCCCGGATGCCCGTGAGTTCCTCAACCGCATCTACACCAACGCCTGGACCAAGCTCGATGTGGGCAAGGCGCGCTACGGCCTGATGTGCAAGGAAGACGGCATGGTCTTCGACGACGGCGTAACGGCCTGCCTCGCCGACAACCACTTCCTGATGACTACCACCACCGGCGGCGCTGCTCGCGTGCTGCAGTGGCTGGAAATCTACCAACAGACCGAATGGCCAGACCTCAAGGTGTACTTCACCTCGGTCACCGACCACTGGGCCACCATGACCCTGTCCGGCCCCAACAGCCGCAAGCTGCTGGCCGAAGTCACCGACATCGACCTGGACAAGGACGGCTTCCCGTTCATGACCTGGAAAGAAGGCCTGGTGGGCGGCGTACCGGCGCGGGTGTTCCGGATCTCGTTTACCGGCGAGCTGTCGTACGAAGTCAACGTGCAGGCCGACTACGCCATGGGCGTGCTCGAACAGATCGTCGCGGCGGGCAAGAAGTACAACCTGACCCCCTACGGCACCGAAACCATGCACGTGCTGCGGGCCGAGAAGGGCTTCATCATCGTCGGCCAGGATACCGACGGCTCGATGACTCCGGACGACCTGAACATGGGCTGGTGTGTCGGTCGCACCAAGCCGTTCTCGTGGATCGGCTGGCGCGGCATGAACCGTGAAGACTGCGTGCGTGAAGAGCGCAAGCAACTGGTGGGCCTCAAGCCGGTCGATCCGAAAGTGTGGCTGCCCGAAGGTGCGCAACTGGTGTTTGATCCGAAGCAGTCGATCCCGATGAAGATGGTCGGTCACGTCACTTCAAGTTATGCGCACAACTCCCTTGGTTATTCGTTTGCCATGGGCGTGGTCAAGGGCGGCTTGAAGCGCATCGGTGAACGGGTGTTCTCGCCACAGGCCGATGGCAGTGTGATCGAGGCGGAGATTGTGTCTTCGGTGTTCTTCGATCCCAAGGGTGATCGTCAAAATATCTGA
- a CDS encoding sarcosine oxidase subunit delta, whose protein sequence is MLHIFCPHCGELRSEEEFHASGQAHIPRPLDPNACTDEQWGDYMFFRDNPRGLHHELWIHAAGCRQYFNATRDTLTYEILETYKIGEKPQFTAKASGEKV, encoded by the coding sequence ATGTTGCATATCTTCTGTCCTCACTGTGGCGAACTGCGCTCCGAAGAGGAATTCCACGCGTCCGGCCAAGCGCATATCCCGCGCCCGCTGGACCCGAATGCCTGCACCGATGAGCAGTGGGGCGACTACATGTTCTTCCGCGACAACCCCCGTGGCCTGCACCACGAGTTGTGGATTCACGCCGCCGGTTGCCGCCAGTATTTCAACGCGACCCGCGACACCCTGACCTACGAAATTCTTGAAACCTACAAGATCGGTGAGAAGCCCCAATTCACCGCCAAGGCCTCTGGAGAGAAGGTATGA
- a CDS encoding sarcosine oxidase subunit beta, protein MQRYSGFGLFKHSLSHHENWQKMWRTPTPKKVYDVVIVGGGGHGLATAYYLAKEHGITNVAVVEKGWLGGGNTARNTTIVRSNYLWDESAHLYEHAMKLWEGLSQDLNYNVMFSQRGVYNLCHTLQDIRDSERRVSANRLNGVDGELLNAKQVADEIPYLDCSKNTRYPVLGATVQRRGGVARHDAVAWGFARAADALGVDLIQQTEVIGFRKENGVCIGVETTKGFIGAKRVGVVTAGNSGHMASLAGFRLPIESHPLQALVSEPIKPIIDSVIMSNAVHGYISQSDKGDLVIGAGIDGYNGYGQRGSYPVIEHTIQAIVEMFPVLSRVRMNRQWGGIVDTTPDACPIISKTPVPNMFFNCGWGTGGFKATPGSGNVFAASLAKGEMHPLAAPFSIDRFHNGALIDEHGAAAVAH, encoded by the coding sequence ATGCAACGCTACTCGGGCTTCGGCCTCTTCAAGCACTCCCTCAGCCACCACGAAAACTGGCAGAAGATGTGGCGCACGCCCACCCCTAAAAAGGTCTATGACGTGGTCATCGTCGGCGGCGGCGGGCATGGTCTGGCGACCGCCTACTACCTGGCAAAAGAACACGGCATCACCAACGTGGCCGTGGTCGAGAAAGGCTGGCTGGGCGGCGGTAACACCGCGCGCAACACCACCATCGTGCGTTCCAACTACCTGTGGGACGAGTCGGCGCACCTGTACGAACATGCGATGAAACTGTGGGAAGGCCTGTCCCAGGACCTGAACTACAACGTGATGTTCTCCCAGCGTGGCGTCTACAACCTGTGCCACACCCTGCAAGACATCCGTGATTCCGAGCGCCGCGTGAGCGCCAACCGCCTCAACGGCGTGGACGGCGAGCTGCTCAACGCCAAGCAAGTGGCCGACGAGATCCCGTACCTCGATTGCTCGAAAAACACCCGCTACCCGGTACTCGGTGCCACCGTGCAACGGCGTGGCGGCGTGGCCCGTCACGATGCCGTGGCCTGGGGCTTTGCCCGTGCGGCCGACGCCCTTGGCGTGGACCTGATCCAGCAGACCGAAGTGATCGGTTTCCGTAAGGAAAACGGCGTGTGCATCGGCGTGGAAACCACCAAGGGCTTTATCGGCGCCAAGCGCGTCGGTGTGGTCACGGCCGGTAACTCCGGGCACATGGCTTCGCTCGCCGGCTTCCGCCTGCCGATCGAATCCCATCCGCTGCAAGCGTTGGTGTCGGAGCCGATCAAGCCGATTATCGACAGCGTGATCATGTCCAACGCCGTGCACGGTTACATCAGCCAGTCCGACAAGGGCGACCTGGTGATCGGCGCCGGTATCGACGGCTACAACGGCTATGGCCAGCGTGGTTCGTACCCGGTGATCGAGCACACCATCCAGGCCATCGTCGAGATGTTCCCGGTGCTGTCGCGCGTACGCATGAACCGCCAGTGGGGCGGCATCGTCGACACCACGCCGGACGCCTGCCCGATCATCTCCAAGACGCCAGTGCCGAACATGTTCTTCAACTGCGGTTGGGGCACCGGTGGCTTCAAGGCCACTCCAGGCTCAGGCAACGTGTTTGCCGCCAGCCTCGCCAAGGGTGAAATGCACCCGTTGGCCGCACCTTTCTCCATCGACCGTTTCCACAACGGTGCGTTGATCGACGAACACGGCGCTGCGGCCGTCGCCCACTAA
- the glyA gene encoding serine hydroxymethyltransferase has product MFSKQDQIQGYDDALLAAMNAEEQRQEDHIELIASENYTSKRVMEAQGSGLTNKYAEGYPGKRYYGGCEHVDKVEALAIERAKQLFGADYANVQPHSGSSANSAVYLALLQAGDTILGMSLAHGGHLTHGAKVSSSGKLYNAVQYGINTDTGLIDYDEVERLAVEHKPKMVVAGFSAYSKTLDFPRFRQIADKVGALLFVDMAHVAGLVAAGLYPNPLPYADVVTTTTHKTLRGPRGGLILAKSNEEIEKKLNAAVFPGAQGGPLMHVIAGKAVCFKEALEPGFKAYQQQVIDNAQAMASVFIKRGYDVVSGGTDNHLFLVSLIRQGLTGKEADAALGRAHITVNKNAVPNDPQSPFVTSGLRIGTPAVTTRGFKVAQCIELAGWICDILDNLGDADVEANVAKHVSALCADFPVYR; this is encoded by the coding sequence ATGTTCAGCAAACAAGACCAGATCCAGGGATATGACGATGCACTGCTGGCGGCGATGAATGCCGAGGAGCAGCGCCAGGAAGATCATATCGAGCTGATCGCGTCAGAGAACTACACCAGCAAGCGCGTGATGGAAGCTCAAGGCAGCGGCCTCACCAACAAATACGCCGAAGGCTACCCAGGCAAGCGTTACTACGGTGGCTGCGAGCATGTGGATAAAGTGGAAGCCCTGGCCATCGAACGCGCCAAGCAGCTGTTCGGCGCCGATTACGCCAACGTGCAGCCGCACTCCGGTTCGTCCGCCAACAGCGCCGTGTACCTGGCCCTGCTGCAAGCCGGCGACACCATCCTGGGCATGAGCCTGGCCCATGGCGGCCACTTGACCCACGGCGCCAAAGTGTCGTCCTCGGGCAAGCTGTACAACGCAGTGCAATACGGCATCAACACCGACACCGGCCTGATCGACTACGACGAAGTCGAGCGCCTGGCGGTCGAGCACAAGCCGAAAATGGTCGTGGCCGGTTTCTCTGCCTACTCCAAGACTCTGGATTTCCCACGCTTCCGTCAGATCGCCGACAAGGTTGGCGCGCTGTTGTTCGTTGACATGGCCCACGTCGCCGGCCTGGTTGCCGCTGGCCTGTACCCGAACCCGCTGCCGTACGCCGATGTGGTCACCACCACCACCCACAAGACCCTGCGCGGTCCACGTGGTGGTTTGATCCTGGCCAAGTCCAACGAAGAGATCGAAAAGAAACTCAACGCCGCCGTATTCCCCGGTGCCCAGGGCGGCCCGCTGATGCACGTCATCGCCGGCAAGGCCGTGTGCTTCAAGGAAGCGCTGGAGCCAGGCTTCAAGGCCTACCAGCAACAAGTGATCGACAATGCCCAGGCGATGGCCAGCGTGTTTATCAAACGCGGCTACGATGTAGTGTCCGGCGGCACCGATAACCACCTGTTCCTGGTCAGCCTGATTCGTCAGGGCCTCACCGGCAAAGAGGCGGATGCCGCCCTCGGTCGCGCCCACATCACCGTCAACAAAAACGCCGTGCCGAATGACCCGCAGTCGCCGTTCGTGACCTCGGGCCTGCGTATCGGCACCCCGGCGGTGACCACGCGTGGTTTCAAAGTGGCGCAGTGCATCGAACTGGCCGGCTGGATCTGCGACATCCTCGACAACCTCGGCGACGCCGATGTCGAGGCCAACGTGGCCAAGCACGTGTCTGCCCTGTGCGCTGATTTCCCGGTTTATCGCTGA
- a CDS encoding TraX family protein encodes MHGTHTLPVGPVRDGALDLLKWLALLCMVLDHLRYVGLSLDGLYVPGRLAFPWFCLAIAANLHRVKGAPVSGRYLGWLLLFSVISEVPYRLFIEDADTLNVLPTLALGMLVARGWQQKTLFDRGLALIALTIAGVFSPYLMFGFFGVLLPLAMLLVFSRAWYFSVLPGLVCVAANQWQVLLDSGTLLAYLGLATCLIAPLAGLVLLRHGKKASPPAMRRWAYTLYPLHFLLLLTVRKIIA; translated from the coding sequence ATGCACGGCACTCACACCTTGCCTGTCGGACCCGTCCGAGATGGCGCTTTGGACTTGCTCAAGTGGCTGGCGCTGCTGTGCATGGTGCTCGATCACCTGCGCTATGTCGGGTTGAGCCTGGATGGTTTGTATGTGCCGGGGCGCCTGGCGTTCCCATGGTTCTGCCTGGCGATTGCGGCGAATCTGCACCGGGTGAAAGGGGCGCCGGTCAGCGGGCGCTACCTGGGCTGGCTGCTGCTGTTCAGTGTGATCAGCGAGGTACCGTATCGGTTGTTTATCGAGGATGCCGATACGTTGAATGTGTTGCCGACCTTGGCGCTGGGAATGCTGGTTGCGCGAGGATGGCAGCAGAAGACGCTTTTTGATCGAGGATTGGCGCTGATTGCCCTCACGATAGCCGGCGTGTTTTCCCCGTACCTGATGTTCGGATTTTTTGGCGTGCTGCTGCCGTTAGCGATGCTGCTGGTGTTTAGCCGTGCCTGGTATTTCAGTGTATTGCCGGGGTTGGTCTGCGTGGCGGCCAATCAATGGCAGGTGTTGCTCGATAGCGGCACGCTGTTGGCTTATTTGGGGCTCGCCACATGCCTGATCGCGCCATTGGCTGGCCTTGTCTTGTTGCGACATGGCAAAAAAGCGTCGCCACCGGCCATGCGCCGCTGGGCCTACACCCTCTACCCTCTGCATTTTCTGCTGCTGTTAACCGTCCGCAAAATCATTGCGTAA
- a CDS encoding low specificity L-threonine aldolase, which yields MTDKSQQFASDNYSGICPEAWAAMEQANHGHQRAYGDDEWTHRAADGFRNLFETDCEVFFAFNGTAANSLALSSLCQSYHSVICSETAHVETDECGAPEFFSNGSKLLTARTENGKLTPESIREIALKRQDIHYPKPRVVTLTQATEVGSVYTPDEIRAISATCKELGLNLHMDGARFSNACAFLGCSPADLTWKAGVDVLCFGGTKNGMAVGEAILFFNHKLAEDFDYRCKQAGQLASKMRFLSAPWVGLLENDAWLKHARHANHCAQLLSSLVADIPGVELMFPVQANGVFLQLSEPAIAALTAKGWRFYTFIGKGGARFMCAWDTEEERVRELAEDIRKVMGA from the coding sequence ATGACTGACAAGAGCCAACAATTCGCCAGCGACAACTATTCCGGCATTTGCCCGGAAGCCTGGGCCGCCATGGAACAAGCCAACCACGGCCATCAACGTGCCTACGGCGATGATGAATGGACCCACCGCGCCGCCGACGGTTTCCGCAACCTGTTCGAAACCGACTGTGAAGTGTTCTTCGCCTTCAACGGCACCGCCGCCAACTCCCTGGCGCTGTCCTCGCTGTGCCAGAGCTACCATAGCGTGATTTGCTCGGAAACTGCCCACGTCGAGACCGACGAATGCGGCGCGCCGGAGTTTTTCTCCAACGGCTCCAAGCTGCTCACCGCCCGTACCGAAAACGGCAAGCTGACTCCGGAATCGATCCGCGAGATCGCCCTCAAGCGCCAGGACATCCACTACCCCAAGCCCCGCGTGGTCACCCTGACCCAGGCCACCGAAGTCGGCAGCGTGTACACCCCGGACGAAATCCGCGCCATCAGCGCCACCTGCAAGGAACTCGGGCTGAACCTGCATATGGACGGCGCACGCTTCTCCAACGCTTGCGCATTCCTGGGCTGCTCGCCGGCCGACCTGACCTGGAAGGCCGGCGTCGACGTGCTGTGCTTTGGCGGCACCAAAAACGGCATGGCCGTGGGTGAAGCGATCCTGTTCTTCAACCACAAGCTGGCCGAAGACTTCGACTACCGCTGCAAACAGGCCGGCCAGTTGGCGTCGAAAATGCGCTTCCTGTCTGCCCCGTGGGTAGGCCTGCTGGAAAACGACGCCTGGCTCAAACACGCACGCCACGCCAACCATTGCGCGCAACTGTTGAGCAGCCTGGTGGCGGATATTCCCGGCGTGGAGTTGATGTTCCCGGTGCAGGCCAACGGCGTGTTCCTGCAACTCTCGGAGCCGGCGATTGCGGCGCTGACAGCCAAGGGCTGGCGCTTCTACACCTTCATCGGCAAAGGCGGCGCGCGCTTCATGTGTGCGTGGGACACAGAAGAGGAACGTGTAAGGGAATTGGCTGAGGATATTCGGAAAGTGATGGGCGCCTGA
- the gbcB gene encoding glycine-betaine demethylase subunit GbcB → MSNSFLNPVTTQTWANGRHIVRCVKVIQETWDVRTFCFMADQPILFFFKPGQFVTLELEIEGQPIMRSYTISSSPSVPYSFSVTIKRVPGGKVSNWLHDTLHEGQELAVHGPVGLFNAIDFPSPKVLYLSGGVGITPVMSMARWFYDTNANVDMTFIHSARSPKDIIYHRELEHMASRIDNFSLHLICEKHGLGEPWAGYRGYLNHKMLELMVPDFLEREVFCCGPTPYMNAVKRLLEVAGFDMARYHEESFGATPAEARADAVEQAEQAADAPEIDLADLHQVEFIASGKSIRVAPGETVHAAAAKLGLLIPKACGMGICGTCKVMKLGGEVEMEHNGGITEEDEAEGYILSCCSVPKGDVRIEF, encoded by the coding sequence ATGTCCAACAGCTTCCTGAATCCGGTAACCACCCAGACCTGGGCCAATGGTCGACACATTGTCCGTTGCGTCAAAGTCATCCAGGAAACCTGGGACGTGCGCACCTTCTGTTTCATGGCCGACCAGCCGATCCTGTTCTTTTTCAAGCCGGGGCAGTTCGTCACCCTGGAGCTGGAAATCGAAGGCCAGCCGATCATGCGCTCCTACACCATTTCCAGCTCGCCGTCGGTGCCGTACAGCTTCTCGGTGACGATCAAGCGCGTGCCGGGCGGCAAGGTGTCCAACTGGCTGCACGATACCTTGCACGAAGGCCAGGAGCTGGCGGTGCACGGGCCGGTCGGCCTGTTCAACGCCATCGATTTCCCCAGCCCGAAAGTGCTGTACCTCAGCGGTGGTGTCGGGATCACCCCGGTAATGTCCATGGCGCGCTGGTTCTACGACACCAACGCCAACGTCGACATGACGTTTATCCACAGCGCCCGCTCGCCCAAAGACATCATCTACCACCGCGAGCTGGAACACATGGCCTCGCGGATCGACAACTTCAGCCTGCACCTGATCTGCGAAAAGCACGGCCTGGGCGAACCATGGGCGGGTTATCGTGGCTACCTCAATCACAAGATGCTCGAGCTGATGGTGCCGGACTTCCTTGAGCGCGAAGTGTTCTGCTGCGGCCCGACGCCGTACATGAACGCGGTGAAACGCCTGCTGGAAGTCGCCGGGTTCGATATGGCGCGTTATCACGAGGAATCCTTCGGTGCCACGCCGGCGGAAGCGCGTGCCGATGCGGTAGAGCAAGCTGAACAAGCGGCGGATGCGCCGGAGATCGACCTGGCGGATCTGCATCAAGTGGAGTTCATTGCTTCGGGCAAAAGCATCCGCGTGGCGCCGGGCGAAACCGTGCACGCGGCAGCGGCCAAGCTCGGCCTGTTGATCCCGAAAGCCTGTGGCATGGGGATCTGCGGCACGTGCAAGGTGATGAAGCTGGGTGGCGAGGTGGAGATGGAGCACAACGGCGGGATCACCGAGGAAGACGAGGCCGAGGGTTACATCCTGTCGTGCTGCAGCGTACCGAAGGGTGACGTGCGCATAGAGTTCTGA
- the gbcA gene encoding glycine-betaine demethylase subunit GbcA, which produces MDVTATLSLGDPLEPARKATAQMLQERERTFSLPQPFYSDERLFDIDMQEIFQKEWLIAGMTCEIPAKGNYLTLQVGKNPIIVIRGAEGVVHAFHNVCRHRGSRLCTSDKGKVAKLVCHYHQWTYELDGRLLFAGTEMGADFDMKQYGLKPVNVKTAGGYIFISLAENPPAIDDFLSTLNHYMEPYDMENTKVAVQTTLMEKANWKLVLENNRECYHCNASHPELLKTLLEWDDVTDPRADQAFKDHVAASAAAWDAEKIPYAHASFGLRNRIVRMPLLKGTVSMTLDGKQGCAKLMGRIKNPDLGSMRILHLPHSWNHCMGDHIIVFTVWPISAQETMVTTKWLVHKDAVEGVDYDVERMRQVWDATNDQDRRLAEENQRGINSTAYQPGPYSKTYEFGVVNFVDWYSERMLNNLGAAPAPYLKGVAAHE; this is translated from the coding sequence ATGGACGTCACCGCAACCTTAAGCTTGGGCGATCCGCTGGAACCCGCACGCAAGGCCACCGCGCAAATGCTGCAAGAGCGCGAGCGCACTTTCTCGCTGCCACAGCCGTTCTACTCTGATGAGCGACTGTTTGATATCGACATGCAGGAAATCTTCCAGAAAGAGTGGTTGATCGCCGGCATGACCTGCGAGATCCCCGCCAAGGGCAACTACCTGACCCTGCAAGTGGGCAAGAACCCGATCATCGTGATCCGCGGCGCCGAAGGCGTGGTGCATGCGTTCCACAACGTGTGCCGTCACCGTGGCTCGCGCTTGTGCACCAGCGACAAGGGCAAGGTCGCCAAGCTGGTCTGCCACTACCACCAGTGGACCTACGAGCTGGACGGCCGCCTGCTGTTCGCCGGCACCGAGATGGGTGCTGACTTCGACATGAAGCAGTATGGCTTGAAGCCGGTGAACGTGAAGACCGCTGGCGGCTACATCTTCATCAGCCTGGCCGAGAACCCGCCAGCCATCGATGACTTCCTGTCGACGCTGAACCATTACATGGAACCGTACGACATGGAAAACACCAAGGTGGCGGTGCAAACCACCTTGATGGAGAAGGCCAACTGGAAGCTGGTGCTGGAAAACAACCGCGAGTGCTACCACTGCAACGCGTCGCACCCGGAACTGTTGAAGACCCTGCTGGAATGGGACGACGTCACCGACCCTCGCGCCGACCAGGCCTTCAAGGATCACGTCGCCGCATCGGCCGCCGCCTGGGACGCCGAGAAGATTCCGTACGCCCACGCCAGCTTCGGCCTGCGTAACCGCATCGTGCGCATGCCGCTGCTCAAGGGCACCGTGTCGATGACCCTGGACGGCAAGCAGGGCTGCGCCAAGCTGATGGGCCGCATCAAGAACCCGGACCTGGGCTCGATGCGCATCCTGCACCTGCCGCACTCGTGGAACCACTGCATGGGCGACCACATCATCGTGTTCACCGTGTGGCCGATCAGCGCCCAGGAAACCATGGTCACCACCAAGTGGCTGGTGCACAAAGACGCCGTCGAAGGCGTGGACTACGACGTGGAGCGCATGCGCCAGGTGTGGGACGCCACCAACGACCAGGACCGTCGCCTGGCCGAAGAGAACCAGCGCGGTATCAACTCCACCGCCTACCAACCGGGCCCGTACTCCAAGACCTATGAGTTCGGCGTGGTGAACTTCGTGGATTGGTACAGCGAGCGCATGCTCAACAACCTGGGGGCGGCGCCGGCGCCTTACCTCAAGGGCGTGGCCGCACACGAATAA
- a CDS encoding prepilin-type N-terminal cleavage/methylation domain-containing protein: MWQGQTSHHCAKGFTLIELLLTLALLATLATVAYPLTALMGKRDRELDLQRSLREIRRAIDSYKEASDDGRIEKSVTDSGYPPTLHALVEGVTDKTNLQGQKLYFLRRIPRDPVCECAELAPEKTWQLRSYKSSADSPQEGEDVFDVSSRNTRESLNGTPYNTW, translated from the coding sequence ATCTGGCAGGGTCAAACCAGCCATCACTGCGCCAAAGGTTTTACGCTGATTGAGTTACTACTGACGCTGGCCCTGCTGGCCACGCTCGCGACAGTGGCATATCCGCTGACAGCACTGATGGGAAAACGTGATCGTGAACTCGACTTGCAGCGCTCGTTGCGGGAGATCCGGCGCGCCATCGATTCCTACAAGGAAGCCAGCGACGACGGACGCATTGAAAAGAGCGTCACCGACAGCGGCTACCCGCCCACCTTGCACGCATTGGTGGAAGGCGTGACGGACAAAACCAACCTGCAAGGCCAAAAACTCTATTTCCTGCGGCGCATTCCTCGCGATCCAGTCTGCGAGTGTGCGGAACTTGCGCCTGAAAAAACCTGGCAACTGCGCAGTTACAAGAGCAGCGCCGACAGCCCGCAAGAGGGGGAAGATGTCTTCGACGTTTCATCGCGCAACACTCGGGAGAGTTTGAATGGAACGCCCTACAACACCTGGTAA